In Xyrauchen texanus isolate HMW12.3.18 chromosome 32, RBS_HiC_50CHRs, whole genome shotgun sequence, the following proteins share a genomic window:
- the mfn1b gene encoding mitofusin-1b, whose translation MDQADRSPLKHFVLAKKKIGDVFEQLLVYVEEGAEFVKETCLNESLENIANRSQLDHIETYTNKLSTIKEVLARRHMKVAFFGRTSNGKSTVINAMLRDRVLPSGIGHTTNCFLSVEGTDEDKSYLKTEGSEEEKSIKTVNQLAHALHMDESLDAGCLVKVFWPKTKCALLRDDLVLMDSPGTDVTTQLDSWIDKFCLDADVFVLVANSESTLMNTEKHFFHKVNERLSKPNIFILNNRWDASAAEPEYMEDVRKQHTDRCVNFLVEELKVVDRNQAPNRIFFVSAKEVLNSRMQRAQGMPETGGALAEGFQERLKEFQNFERTFEECISHSAVKTKFEQHTIRAKQITETVQDIMDQININSADKRVASLEEREYLIDRLDFVRNQLNLLIQDIKKKIKVITEEVENQVSNAMAEEICRLSVLIDEYRSDFHPSPHMLKIYKSDLLTHIEHGMGKNLAFRCSDAVNASVQSSQKDMIECLKPLLPSAAQNQIHMLIPSRKFELSYDLNCATLCSDFQENIEFQFSLGWTALVHRYLGPANAKRALMLVNQKLQLTAPTTPSAVQTSIPRAPGTEVQNQAVMAQEELMMSMVTNLASVTSRTSMSVLIIGGVVWRTVGWRLIALSASLYGVLYLYERLTWTTKAKERALKRQFVDYATEKLQMIISFTSSNCSHQVQQEIASTFARLCQQVDITQKDLENDIQRLTTKIQQLETVQSRSKVLRHKATDLEKQLEDFSSQYLRPQL comes from the exons ATGGACCAGGCTGATCGTTCTCCATTAAAGCACTTTGTGCTGGCCAAAAAGAAGATCGGGGATGTTTTTGAGCAGCTTTTAGTTTATGTGGAAGAGGGCGCAGAGTTTGTGAAAG AAACCTGCCTGAATGAGTCGTTGGAGAATATTGCAAACAGGAGCCAGTTGGACCACAtagaaacatacacaaacaaactgtCCACCATTAAAGAGGTGTTGGCTCGCAGACATATGAAGGTGGCCTTTTTCGGCAG AACAAGCAATGGCAAGAGCACAGTTATCAATGCCATGCTGCGCGACCGTGTGTTGCCCAGCGGCATCGGCCACACGACCAACTGCTTCCTGAGTGTAGAGGGCACAGATGAAGACAAGTCCTATCTGAAGACAGAGGGCTCTGAAGAGGAGAAAAGTATCAAG ACAGTAAATCAGTTGGCTCATGCACTACATATGGATGAGAGTTTGGACGCCGGCTGTCTCGTGAAAGTGTTCTGGCCCAAGACAAAGTGTGCTCTGCTCCGAGACGACCTAGTTTTGATGGACAG TCCTGGAACTGATGTCACCACACAACTGGACAGCTGGATTGACAAGTTCTGTCTGGACGCTGATGTGTTCGTGCTTGTGGCGAACTCCGAATCGACATTAATGAACACG gagaagcattTCTTCCACAAGGTGAACGAACGGCTCTCAAAGCCCAATATCTTCATCCTGAACAATCGCTGGGACGCGTCTGCTGCCGAACCTGAATACATGGAGGAT GTGCGTAAGCAGCACACAGACAGGTGTGTGAACTTCCTGGTGGAGGAGTTGAAGGTTGTGGACCGCAATCAGGCACCCAACCGCATTTTCTTTGTGTCGGCGAAGGAGGTGCTGAACTCGCGGATGCAGCGGGCGCAGGGTATGCCAGAGACTG GGGGTGCTCTTGCTGAAGGGTTTCAGGAGCGACTGAAGGAGTTCCAGAATTTTGAGAGAACATTTGAG GAGTGTATCTCGCATTCAGCAGTGAAAACAAAGTTTGAGCAGCACACGATCAGAGCAAAGCAGATCACTGAAACAGTCCAAGACATCATGGATCAAATCAACATCAACTCTGCGGACAAAAG GGTGGCATCTCTGGAGGAGAGAGAATATCTCATTGACCGACTGGATTTCGTCCGCAATCAACTCAACCTGCTCATTCAAGACATCAAGAAAAAAATCAAGGTCATCACAGAGGAGGTAGAAAACCAG GTGTCAAACGCCATGGCGGAGGAGATCTGCCGCCTGTCAGTGCTCATAGATGAGTATCGTTCAGATTTTCATCCGTCACCTCACATGCTCAAGATCTACAAATCT GATCTTCTCACGCACATCGAGCATGGCATGGGCAAGAATCTGGCCTTCCGCTGTTCTGACGCAGTAAATGCCTCCGTGCAGTCCTCTCAGAAAGACATGATCG AGTGTCTGAAGCCTCTGTTGCCCTCTGCTGCTCAGAATCAGATCCACATGCTCATCCCCAGCAGGAAGTTTGAGCTCAGCTATGATCTGAACTGTGCCACGCTTTGCTCCGACTTCCAGGAAAACATAGAGTTCCAGTTCTCTTTGGGCTGGACTGCTTTGGTCCACCGTTACTTGGGTCCAGCCAACGCAAAACGGGCCTTGATGCTGGTAAATCAGAAATTGCAG ctGACTGCGCCGACCACCCCATCAGCGGTCCAAACTTCGATCCCCAGAGCTCCTGGAACTGAAGTTCAGAATCAAGCAGTGATGGCACAGGAAGAACTCATGATGTCCATGGTGACCAACCTGGCCTCTGTCACATCCCGCACATCTATGAGCGTGCTCATCATTGGAGGAGTG GTGTGGCGAACAGTAGGCTGGCGTCTGATCGCTCTCTCCGCGAGTCTGTATGGGGTGCTCTACCTGTATGAAAGACTCACCTGGACCACCAAGGCCAAGGAAAGAGCCCTGAAGAGACAGTTTGTGGATTACGCCACCGAGAAGCTTCAGATGATCATCAGTTTCACCAGCTCAAACTGCAGCCATCAAGTCCAGCA GGAGATCGCTAGCACCTTCGCACGACTCTGTCAACAGGTTGACATCACACAGAAGGACCTAGAGAACGACATTCAGCGCCTCACCACCAAGATCCAACAGCTGGAAACTGTACAGAGCCGATCCAAAGTGCTCAG acaTAAAGCCACCGATCTGGAAAAGCAGTTAGAGGATTTCAGCTCTCAGTATCTGCGTCCTCAGCTCTGA